A genomic segment from uncultured Desulfuromonas sp. encodes:
- a CDS encoding GDSL-type esterase/lipase family protein, whose product MRSKRIRWGLGLLLLVSLLSACERSHLTEVSEQGIILAFGDSLTVGVGASRSDSYPSILQQLSGRTVINAGISGETTAEGMERLPDLLAQTEPELLLLLEGGNDILQNQNQEATKHHLATMIEYARNQGVQVVLIAVPEKNLFSDQAPFYRELADEYELVLIDDMVSDLLRTPSYKSDTIHLNARGYRVMAEEIYHVLDQQGVL is encoded by the coding sequence GTGAGATCAAAAAGAATACGTTGGGGTTTGGGACTGCTTCTGCTGGTCAGTTTGCTGAGTGCCTGTGAACGTTCGCATTTGACTGAAGTGTCGGAACAGGGAATTATTCTTGCCTTTGGCGACAGTCTTACTGTGGGGGTTGGTGCCAGCCGATCTGACAGTTATCCGAGTATTTTGCAACAACTCTCAGGACGGACTGTCATCAACGCCGGAATCTCTGGTGAAACAACCGCAGAAGGAATGGAACGCCTCCCGGATCTTCTCGCACAGACGGAACCGGAGCTACTGTTATTGCTCGAAGGGGGAAATGACATTTTACAGAACCAGAATCAGGAGGCGACTAAACACCATCTGGCGACCATGATTGAATATGCGCGTAACCAGGGGGTTCAGGTTGTGTTGATTGCGGTTCCTGAAAAAAATCTGTTTTCGGATCAGGCCCCTTTTTACCGTGAACTCGCAGATGAATATGAACTTGTGCTGATCGACGACATGGTGTCCGACCTGTTAAGGACGCCGTCGTACAAATCCGACACCATTCATCTCAATGCGCGTGGCTATCGGGTCATGGCAGAGGAGATCTACCATGTTCTTGATCAGCAGGGTGTTCTCTGA